A genomic region of Miscanthus floridulus cultivar M001 chromosome 3, ASM1932011v1, whole genome shotgun sequence contains the following coding sequences:
- the LOC136547211 gene encoding uncharacterized protein, which translates to MLCSPGNSPRRLSPSPTPAPSTPRPASPTTSTASASSKRRRPEVLNEDTYVDAIERIIERDFFPDLPRLRDRLDWLQAVRSRDPLILRDAQLKILDRRRRRVQRRGTGPVPTPTPATSTALRSPSFLTTPAGSVAGGVGAPEEEDDDVADALSLDGFFRRFTSEDNESFSRILDKVNQRRRERYAHLLEPAEAGNKPLLEDAKLDRITDGYGTSGQPPSTLEGAKFVAKNLLMYYPADRGEAPLTEEERAERIKGMTKEIDKSNTRLHGRATADDARPKEEEAAILYAPVAGSTPGGMAYHDPDKLKKYDLEDLRKTPNPFYLESDKKADNGYSFVRTPSPAPGVDESPFMTWGEIDGTPLRLDPDETPGGSERAHFKIPPPPARDVKAHLLSRDAARKIKERSKIFHRPPLPSPARGGSASPRTLSPAAQKFVRNAISKSAKSSNTIDESLRASYRGSTPSASTPKTRFSRGLASRSPVNKAGFHPSLVIFSKPLNVISENG; encoded by the coding sequence ATGCTCTGCTCGCCGGGCAATTCGCCCCGCCGCCTCTCGCCATCGCCGACACCCGCACCCTCCACCCCTCGCCCGGCCTCCCCGaccacctccaccgcctccgcctctTCGAAGCGCCGCCGGCCGGAGGTGCTCAACGAGGACACCTACGTCGACGCCATCGAGCGCATCATCGAGCGGGACTTCTTCCCGGACCTCCCCCGCCTCCGCGACCGCCTCGATTGGCTCCAGGCTGTGCGGTCCCGCGACCCGCTCATCCTCCGCGATGCGCAGCTCAAGATCctggaccgccgccgccgccgcgtccagcGCCGTGGGACGGGGCCCGTCCCCACACCGACACCGGCCACCTCCACTGCGCTCCGCTCCCCGTCCTTCCTCACCACCCCCGCCGGATCCGTTGCCGGCGGCGTGGGAGCacccgaggaggaggacgacgacgtcgCGGACGCGCTCTCCCTCGACGGCTTCTTCCGCCGCTTCACCAGCGAGGACAACGAGTCCTTCTCTCGCATTCTAGACAAGGTAAACCAACGCCGCCGCGAGCGCTATGCCCACCTACTGGAGCCTGCCGAGGCGGGGAATAAACCATTGTTGGAGGACGCCAAGCTCGATAGGATAACAGATGGGTATGGTACATCAGGGCAACCACCGAGTACACTTGAAGGCGCCAAGTTCGTGGCAAAGAACCTGCTCATGTATTACCCGGCTGACCGTGGGGAAGCGCCTCTCACAGAGGAGGAGCGTGCAGAGCGTATCAAGGGGATGACCAAGGAGATAGacaaatcaaacactaggttacATGGCAGAGCCACGGCTGATGATGCAAGGCCCAAGGAGGAGGAGGCTGCCATATTGTATGCACCAGTTGCAGGCTCTACTCCAGGAGGGATGGCTTACCATGATCCTGACAAGTTGAAGAAGTATGATTTGGAGGATCTGAGGAAGACGCCGAACCCTTTCTACCTTGAGTCAGACAAAAAGGCCGACAATGGGTATAGTTTTGTGAGGACACCATCACCGGCACCTGGTGTGGATGAGTCGCCGTTCATGACATGGGGTGAGATTGATGGAACGCCGCTGAGGCTGGACCCTGATGAGACACCAGGTGGTAGTGAGAGAGCACATTTCAAGATCCCACCACCTCCTGCTCGTGATGTCAAGGCGCACCTGCTTTCAAGGGATGCTGCTAGGAAAATAAAGGAGCGTTCTAAGATCTTCCATAGGCCGCCCTTGCCATCCCCTGCGAGGGGAGGCAGTGCAAGCCCCAGAACCCTCTCACCAGCTGCACAAAAATTTGTGAGGAATGCCATCTCAAAGTCGGCAAAGTCCTCAAACACCATTGATGAATCACTCCGTGCAAGCTACAGAGGTTCAACCCCATCTGCAAGCACTCCCAAGACAAGGTTTTCAAGAGGCCTCGCATCGCGATCTCCAGTCAACAAGGCAGGGTTCCACCCCTCCCTGGTGATTTTTAGTAAGCCTCTTAATGTTATTTCAGAAAATGGATAA